ACAGCTATGGTCATTCTCCCTGGCAGGGCGGGCATTTACTGTTTGCGGATGGCAGCGTTTCTTTTTTTTCGGATGGAACCTCTCCCGAAATACTGAAAGGTCTTGGAGACGCTCCTCCTGTATCCAATCAAGAACAGGCAGCTTTTCCGAAGAAACGGTTTGAAACAGGCAATTTTCATTGGGACTATATTTCGTTACAGAGTCAGCCGGACGATGAAAACGTCTATTACGCGAAGACTTTACAAACTGATTCAAATTCGCTGATGCTGATCAACCTGTTTTCGAGTGAGAATTTGACCGAGAGCGAAAAAGAAGAGTTGATAGAGCATCAAAGAGCGTTTCCCACGCCACATTTCTTTTTACGCATTGACTCGGCGACAGACATTGCTCAGGCATTAGAGGTATCTTCACTGTCCCAGGCAGCAACGCCGGAACAGTTTCAAGCCAATGTGAAATTGCTGGAATCGCTGCAAAGGCAACTGAAGTGATGCCTTCTTCTCACGCAGGATCTGTCGGTTCCGCTCTGAAGAAGCTTTTCCTGTTACGAAGTTACTTGTCAGGGAACGATTTTGCAGTTCATCAACGAAATTGGTTCTGCTTTCCCGAACCATCTCGTCTTAATGAATAACTTGCCGCGAATGGTGACATGATCCCCCGGTTTTAATGCTGCGGCCTCTGTTTTTGTCAGTGTTGGGAAGCTGCAGTTAATATCATGTTTGAGTGCATTTTTAATTTGCATGTCCCAGCCGAGGAGATCTTTTTCTATGGTATCAATGGTGCCTTCAATCTGAATGAGTCTGGGTTCTGTTTGATACCTTCGCACGAACCGACGGGGATCTGATTCGAAGGCTTCTGCCAGCCTGTCTGCAGTAAAATGGGGGACGCTATCGGCCATTTTTGTGGGTTCAATATTCGCCTTGGGACGTTGAGGAGAGATTAGAAAAAAGTCGATGATTTCCGGGACCTGTTCCTGATCTCGAAATTTCCAGTACACTCCCAGGACTTGAAGCTTCTGGCCCGGTTTCAGATGCTCCAGTTCAAAGTGATCATCGGTTTTCAGCAGCGCGGTTTTTTTCTGATCATTACCCAGTTCGATCTGACCATTCTCCCGGTTGAGGTGCTTGATATTCCCGGTCAGATAGAAATATTTCATTCCCCATTTATTATCAGTTGCTTCACGATTTGTAGAAAATTCTTTTTCTAACTCATCTGCGGAAAGAAACTCAGGCTTAAAATCACCTTTGATTTCCACAATGCGGCAATATTCCAGCGCTGCCGTTGAAGTCATCGATTTTTTCCCGACTCCCTCGACTGTGATTTCCTGTCCTAAAGCCAGCCGCGACTCGGGATTTTTTTCATGATCCCCCAATGAAACGGACACGTCTGGTGATTCCAGACTCATCC
This genomic interval from Gimesia alba contains the following:
- a CDS encoding OB-fold protein, which translates into the protein MFSSRYELSYYLILSGFILMSGCSSEPAASTSNKMSQSESSTEKSLAEKSSAEKSSAEKSSAEKSSADNTKAESNTAPEPVQIDAITAKEYFEACEKDPEDALKKYEGKSIRLTGKLKSLHSGFTGELSFRLDASEDPEQWMSLESPDVSVSLGDHEKNPESRLALGQEITVEGVGKKSMTSTAALEYCRIVEIKGDFKPEFLSADELEKEFSTNREATDNKWGMKYFYLTGNIKHLNRENGQIELGNDQKKTALLKTDDHFELEHLKPGQKLQVLGVYWKFRDQEQVPEIIDFFLISPQRPKANIEPTKMADSVPHFTADRLAEAFESDPRRFVRRYQTEPRLIQIEGTIDTIEKDLLGWDMQIKNALKHDINCSFPTLTKTEAAALKPGDHVTIRGKLFIKTRWFGKAEPISLMNCKIVP